Proteins encoded by one window of Gordonia jinghuaiqii:
- the hsaA gene encoding 3-hydroxy-9,10-secoandrosta-1,3,5(10)-triene-9,17-dione monooxygenase oxygenase subunit — MPAQRSEAAEQVLEKINALLPEIEQRAQATEDLRRIPDETVSSLETAGFFRLLQPEQWGGHQVDPVTFYEAVRRIASACGSTGWVSGIIGVHNWHLALFDQRAQEDVWGSDTNVRISSSYAPMGMGEVVDGGYKVNGSWAWSSGCETADWVFVGGPVIKNGKPVDFVSFLIPREDYTIKDVWNVVGLRGTGSNTIEVKDVFVPTHRMLSMRTMSMGQSPGLEINTAPVYKMPWGTIHPSTIATPIVGMAYGAYHAHVEHQGKRVRAAYAGEKAKEDPFAKVRIAEAASDIDAAWRQLSGNLQAEYDLIVAGEEVPMELRLAARRDQVRATGRAISAIDRLFENSGAHALENGTPIQRFWRDAHAGRVHAANDPERAYVAFGNGEFGIPIGDTMV, encoded by the coding sequence ATGCCAGCACAACGGAGCGAAGCCGCCGAGCAGGTCCTGGAGAAGATCAACGCGCTGCTCCCGGAGATCGAGCAGCGCGCACAGGCCACCGAGGACCTGCGACGCATCCCTGACGAGACCGTGTCGAGCCTCGAGACCGCCGGCTTCTTCAGGCTGCTGCAGCCCGAGCAGTGGGGCGGCCATCAGGTCGATCCGGTCACGTTCTACGAGGCTGTCCGCCGCATCGCCTCGGCGTGCGGTTCCACCGGCTGGGTGTCGGGCATCATCGGCGTCCACAACTGGCACCTCGCGCTCTTCGACCAGCGGGCGCAGGAGGATGTCTGGGGATCGGACACCAACGTCCGCATCTCGTCGTCGTACGCCCCGATGGGCATGGGCGAGGTGGTCGACGGCGGCTACAAGGTCAACGGTTCCTGGGCCTGGTCGTCGGGTTGCGAGACCGCGGACTGGGTCTTCGTGGGCGGTCCGGTCATCAAGAACGGCAAGCCCGTCGACTTCGTCAGCTTCCTCATCCCGCGCGAGGACTACACCATCAAGGACGTCTGGAACGTCGTCGGCCTGCGCGGTACCGGCTCCAACACCATCGAGGTCAAGGACGTCTTCGTGCCCACGCATCGCATGCTGAGCATGCGCACGATGTCGATGGGCCAGAGTCCGGGGCTCGAGATCAACACCGCGCCCGTCTACAAGATGCCTTGGGGCACAATTCATCCCAGCACCATTGCGACGCCCATCGTCGGCATGGCCTACGGCGCCTACCACGCCCACGTCGAGCATCAGGGCAAGCGTGTCCGCGCCGCGTACGCCGGCGAGAAGGCCAAGGAGGATCCCTTCGCCAAGGTCCGTATCGCCGAGGCGGCCAGCGACATCGACGCCGCCTGGCGCCAGCTGTCGGGCAACCTGCAGGCCGAATACGACCTCATCGTGGCGGGCGAGGAGGTCCCGATGGAACTGCGGCTGGCCGCGCGTCGAGATCAGGTGCGCGCCACCGGGCGGGCCATCTCGGCCATCGACCGGCTCTTCGAGAACTCCGGCGCGCATGCCCTGGAGAACGGCACCCCGATCCAGCGGTTCTGGCGAGACGCACACGCCGGTCGTGTGCACGCCGCCAACGATCCCGAACGCGCATACGTGGCATTCGGCAACGGCGAGTTCGGGATTCCCATCGGTGACACGATGGTGTGA